A section of the Pseudanabaena mucicola str. Chao 1806 genome encodes:
- a CDS encoding prohibitin family protein has protein sequence MKVTEMENVDELRSPNKQANNHVNRQTNRKNADLAMFRLVASLVLLTAFVCCFFVVVNAGERGVLMQFGKVQPHILDEGIHPILPIAQTVQKLSVRVQKQEISAEASSKDLQEVFTDVALNWHIIPEHVNLIYQQIGDKLAIIDRIIDPAVEEVLKAVMAKYTAEEIITKRGNVKDEVDALLTTRLSGYNIAVDDISLVHVHFSQRFRDAVEAKQIAEQEAKRAEFIALKAIKEAEAKVNLARGEGEAQKILRDTLSPELLQKQVIDKWNGNLPLIFGESNTKLLDLNHLIQQNQQNQQNMR, from the coding sequence ATGAAAGTAACTGAGATGGAAAATGTGGATGAGTTGCGATCGCCAAATAAACAAGCTAATAACCATGTCAATCGCCAAACAAACCGCAAAAATGCTGATTTGGCAATGTTTCGTCTCGTTGCATCTCTAGTTCTATTGACTGCATTCGTCTGCTGTTTTTTTGTGGTAGTAAATGCAGGTGAACGTGGTGTATTGATGCAATTTGGCAAGGTTCAACCACATATTCTTGATGAGGGAATTCATCCTATTTTACCGATCGCACAAACTGTCCAAAAGCTAAGTGTGCGCGTCCAAAAGCAAGAAATATCGGCGGAAGCATCATCTAAGGATTTGCAGGAAGTATTTACCGATGTTGCACTTAACTGGCATATTATTCCTGAGCATGTCAATCTGATCTATCAACAAATTGGTGATAAGTTAGCGATTATTGATAGGATTATCGATCCTGCAGTGGAAGAAGTCTTAAAAGCTGTAATGGCGAAATATACTGCCGAAGAAATCATTACAAAACGAGGAAATGTCAAGGATGAAGTTGATGCCTTGTTAACGACAAGATTATCAGGCTATAACATTGCAGTTGATGATATTTCTTTGGTGCATGTGCATTTTTCCCAAAGATTTCGAGATGCAGTAGAAGCCAAACAGATTGCAGAACAAGAGGCTAAACGCGCTGAATTTATTGCTTTAAAAGCAATTAAAGAAGCAGAAGCTAAAGTAAATTTAGCTCGAGGTGAAGGTGAAGCTCAGAAAATTTTGCGAGATACACTATCTCCTGAACTTTTACAAAAGCAGGTGATCGACAAATGGAATGGAAACTTACCTTTAATCTTTGGTGAAAGTAATACGAAACTGCTAGATCTCAATCATTTAATTCAACAAAATCAACAAAATCAACAAAATATGCGCTGA
- a CDS encoding sulfate/molybdate ABC transporter ATP-binding protein has translation MSILVQDISKRFGDFQAVDQVNLEVLSDSLVALLGPSGSGKSTLLRIMAGLEKPDHGQVWIENEDATYRSVQERKIGFVFQHYALFKHLTVRQNITFGLNIRKVPKHVIKKKADELLDLIQLHGLGDRYPSQLSGGQRQRVALARALAAQPRTLLLDEPFGALDAKVRKELRTWLRELHEKVHVTTIFVTHDQEEAMEVADKVVIMNKGKVEQIGTAADIYDHPASEFVMRFIGETNIISKARYHFPHLEVEDHHQVFLRPHDVLIQSEPDESFAPATVNYTFNLGWEGQAELVLKDNQKLIVKLERDQFDSLGLRPQQEVYVKPARAKVFAGVS, from the coding sequence ATGAGTATTTTAGTTCAAGATATTTCTAAGAGATTTGGCGATTTTCAGGCAGTCGATCAGGTTAATTTAGAAGTGCTTAGTGATTCATTAGTGGCGTTGCTAGGACCCTCAGGTTCAGGAAAGTCAACTTTATTAAGGATTATGGCAGGCTTAGAAAAGCCAGATCATGGTCAAGTATGGATTGAGAATGAAGATGCCACCTATCGCTCCGTCCAAGAGCGCAAGATTGGATTTGTTTTCCAGCACTATGCACTTTTTAAGCATTTAACTGTTCGACAAAATATCACTTTTGGACTAAATATTCGCAAAGTGCCTAAGCATGTTATTAAGAAAAAAGCTGATGAACTTCTCGATTTAATTCAACTTCACGGATTAGGAGATCGCTATCCATCCCAACTATCAGGTGGTCAGCGTCAAAGGGTTGCCCTTGCTAGAGCGTTAGCTGCTCAGCCTCGTACATTGCTTTTAGATGAGCCATTTGGAGCCTTAGATGCTAAGGTTCGCAAAGAACTGCGGACATGGTTGAGAGAACTTCACGAAAAAGTTCATGTTACTACTATTTTTGTTACTCACGATCAAGAAGAAGCAATGGAAGTAGCTGATAAGGTTGTGATTATGAATAAGGGTAAGGTCGAGCAGATTGGCACTGCCGCCGATATCTACGATCATCCTGCTTCCGAATTCGTGATGCGTTTCATTGGTGAGACTAACATTATCTCCAAGGCAAGATATCACTTCCCACATTTAGAAGTTGAGGATCATCATCAAGTATTTCTGCGTCCTCATGATGTCCTCATTCAATCAGAGCCAGACGAAAGCTTTGCTCCAGCCACTGTCAACTATACATTTAATTTAGGTTGGGAAGGTCAGGCCGAATTAGTACTTAAGGACAACCAAAAATTGATTGTCAAACTTGAACGTGATCAATTCGATAGTCTTGGTTTACGTCCTCAACAAGAAGTGTATGTCAAACCTGCTCGCGCCAAAGTGTTTGCGGGAGTTTCCTAA
- a CDS encoding cation-translocating P-type ATPase — protein MTSLHRPIWALSFEEVYESLNTHANGLSQDEARERLEKFGANELPEPVQRPLWLRFLDQLTHFMALLLWVAGVLAFISRTPELGWAIWSVIWINGIFSFWQEFQAEKALSALKKVLPMQVKVYRDGELKQIPARELVRGDVMQLEEGDRISADARLISAESLYLDVSVMTGESLPVARSAYPVRLREAVSVRGGKTMLRQGEQPLQEKVNPSEIANLVLAGSTVAAGRAVAVVYSTGAETEFGQVAHLTTVVKRDPSTLEVQVARIVRIITAIAVSMGVLIFLLAYFFVGIEVKESFIFAIGIIVALVPEGLLPTVTLSLAIGVRRMARKNALVRRLSAVESLSATTVICTDKTGTLTKNEMTVRYLWLPTQPDRDTEHSIANQNQLIEVTGAGYDPTSGQVNLPADSEIVWKAKILLIGSALCSNARLVHLNAPSRWQEIGDPTEAALIVAAAKTELNLEELQKKFPRLREIPFDSRRLMMTVILNWQSSSLWKDELPYLAFTKGAPLEVLKHCHWILRDGDRQELTHDYWLEVVTANDDLAKQGFRVLGLAARRGGQELIDLKAQDLEQNLIFIGLVAMFDPPRDEVPKAIAQCHQAGIKVTMVTGDYGLTAEAIARQIGLVGDRVRVITGEGMGHLSDAQLRQVVKYRHGLVFARMSPEHKLRLVKAYKSIGEIVAVTGDGVNDAPALRAANIGVAMGQNGTDVAREAADIVLTDDNFATIVVAIEQGRSVYQNIRKFMTYILASNVAELVPFLAMVIFKIPPALVIMQILIVDLGTDILPALALGTERAELGTMQLPPRAKSKPLLDRSLLLRAYCFLGLIEAALGMLGFFWVWHSYGYDFNSLQAIAPAILSHTTNPEITFIYAQATTMTLAIIVACQDGNVFACRSEQTSIFRIGFFSNPFIWLGIATEWILIISIIEFLPLRQIFATAPLTTWQWLLLLICPPILLGAEELRKSFLRNRKRRNKSGIPA, from the coding sequence ATGACATCACTTCATCGACCAATCTGGGCTTTGTCCTTTGAAGAAGTCTATGAGTCCCTCAACACTCATGCTAATGGATTATCACAGGACGAAGCTAGAGAAAGATTAGAGAAGTTTGGTGCAAATGAATTGCCTGAACCTGTGCAGCGTCCATTGTGGCTGAGATTTTTAGATCAATTGACTCACTTCATGGCTTTGTTGCTATGGGTTGCAGGAGTTTTAGCTTTTATTTCTCGGACTCCTGAACTGGGCTGGGCAATTTGGTCAGTTATCTGGATTAATGGAATTTTTAGTTTTTGGCAAGAGTTCCAAGCAGAGAAAGCTTTGTCTGCTTTAAAAAAAGTATTACCGATGCAGGTCAAGGTTTATCGCGATGGCGAACTCAAGCAGATTCCTGCGCGAGAACTGGTGCGCGGTGATGTCATGCAGTTGGAAGAAGGCGATCGCATTTCTGCAGATGCTCGTTTAATTTCTGCAGAAAGTCTATATCTCGATGTGTCAGTGATGACGGGGGAATCGCTGCCTGTAGCTCGGAGTGCTTACCCTGTAAGGCTACGAGAAGCAGTTTCAGTACGTGGTGGCAAGACGATGCTGCGCCAAGGGGAACAGCCATTACAGGAAAAGGTCAATCCCTCAGAAATCGCCAACCTTGTTTTAGCAGGATCCACCGTGGCGGCTGGTCGAGCCGTAGCCGTAGTTTATTCGACGGGTGCAGAAACTGAGTTTGGGCAGGTGGCGCATTTGACCACTGTGGTGAAGCGCGATCCCAGTACCCTAGAAGTCCAAGTGGCGCGGATCGTGCGAATCATCACCGCGATCGCTGTCAGTATGGGGGTGCTGATCTTTTTATTAGCATATTTTTTCGTTGGTATAGAAGTCAAAGAAAGCTTTATTTTTGCGATCGGGATTATTGTGGCACTAGTGCCAGAGGGACTATTACCGACAGTCACTTTGTCTCTAGCGATCGGAGTCCGCCGCATGGCAAGAAAGAACGCTCTGGTGAGAAGACTTTCAGCAGTGGAGTCTCTGAGTGCTACAACAGTCATTTGCACCGATAAAACAGGCACATTAACCAAAAATGAAATGACGGTGCGTTATCTGTGGCTACCAACGCAACCTGATCGCGACACTGAGCATTCTATTGCCAATCAAAACCAACTAATTGAAGTCACAGGCGCAGGTTACGATCCCACTAGTGGACAAGTCAACCTTCCTGCAGATTCCGAAATTGTATGGAAAGCTAAAATTCTGCTCATTGGTTCTGCTCTCTGTTCTAATGCCCGTTTAGTTCATCTCAACGCTCCCAGTCGCTGGCAAGAAATTGGCGATCCCACAGAAGCGGCTCTCATAGTGGCAGCAGCAAAGACAGAATTAAATTTAGAAGAATTACAAAAGAAGTTCCCACGCCTACGAGAAATTCCCTTTGATTCGCGTCGCTTAATGATGACTGTCATTTTGAATTGGCAATCATCATCATTATGGAAGGATGAACTTCCCTATCTTGCCTTTACCAAGGGCGCACCCTTAGAAGTACTGAAACATTGTCATTGGATTTTGCGTGATGGGGATCGGCAGGAATTGACCCATGACTATTGGCTGGAAGTGGTCACAGCTAATGATGATTTGGCTAAGCAAGGTTTTCGGGTATTAGGGCTAGCTGCACGACGGGGTGGACAGGAATTGATCGATCTGAAGGCTCAGGATCTAGAGCAAAATTTGATCTTCATCGGTTTAGTTGCCATGTTTGATCCACCTCGCGATGAAGTACCCAAAGCGATCGCCCAATGTCATCAAGCAGGTATCAAAGTCACGATGGTAACAGGAGATTACGGGCTTACAGCCGAGGCGATCGCCCGTCAAATTGGACTAGTTGGCGATCGAGTGCGGGTCATCACAGGCGAAGGCATGGGGCATCTATCCGATGCTCAACTAAGGCAAGTTGTGAAATATCGGCATGGTCTAGTATTTGCACGGATGTCTCCTGAGCATAAATTACGCTTGGTAAAAGCCTATAAAAGTATTGGTGAAATCGTGGCGGTCACGGGTGATGGGGTCAATGATGCGCCCGCGTTACGGGCGGCAAATATTGGCGTGGCAATGGGGCAGAATGGCACAGATGTGGCGCGAGAGGCTGCCGATATTGTGCTGACTGATGATAACTTTGCGACGATTGTGGTAGCGATCGAGCAGGGGCGTTCAGTGTATCAAAATATCCGCAAGTTTATGACCTATATTTTGGCATCGAATGTGGCGGAACTAGTCCCATTCCTAGCGATGGTGATCTTCAAAATTCCACCTGCATTGGTGATTATGCAAATTCTGATCGTTGATTTAGGAACAGATATTTTGCCTGCTCTCGCATTAGGAACCGAACGTGCAGAATTAGGAACAATGCAGTTGCCACCCAGAGCTAAATCGAAACCATTGCTTGATCGCTCTTTGCTATTACGTGCTTACTGTTTCCTAGGGCTAATCGAGGCAGCATTAGGAATGTTAGGCTTCTTTTGGGTATGGCATAGTTATGGATATGACTTCAACTCATTACAAGCGATTGCACCTGCCATTCTGTCCCATACCACTAACCCAGAAATCACTTTCATCTATGCTCAAGCAACAACGATGACCTTAGCGATCATCGTGGCTTGTCAAGACGGAAACGTCTTTGCCTGTCGTTCTGAGCAGACTTCGATCTTCCGAATTGGTTTCTTCTCTAATCCTTTCATATGGTTAGGAATCGCCACAGAATGGATCCTGATTATCTCAATCATTGAATTTTTGCCCTTACGTCAGATATTTGCAACTGCTCCGTTGACTACTTGGCAATGGCTACTCTTGCTAATCTGTCCGCCAATTTTGCTAGGTGCGGAGGAACTTCGCAAGTCATTCCTTCGCAATCGTAAAAGGCGAAATAAGAGTGGAATTCCCGCATAG
- a CDS encoding MgtC/SapB family protein, whose translation MDAMFIHNSWQLAFRLILALLVGGIIGFNRQKGGRSAGMRTFMLVSMGAALFVMIPLQAEGDSTFASTNALSRTLQGVTTGVGFLGAGLILQPSSSTRGTPKVRGLTTAASVWVAAALGAATGCGLWQVSLLGAFLTLFTLSSVKRVHRKVKFHTVRNKRSLKIASIKNSPEQSKDYDGD comes from the coding sequence ATGGATGCAATGTTTATTCATAACTCTTGGCAATTGGCATTTCGGCTAATTTTGGCGCTATTAGTTGGGGGGATCATTGGTTTTAATCGGCAGAAAGGTGGTAGATCCGCTGGAATGAGAACATTTATGCTGGTGAGTATGGGAGCTGCTTTATTTGTGATGATTCCACTACAAGCAGAAGGAGATTCTACCTTTGCGTCAACCAATGCGCTGAGTCGAACATTGCAAGGCGTGACTACAGGTGTAGGATTTTTAGGCGCAGGGTTAATTTTGCAACCATCTTCTTCGACGAGAGGGACACCGAAAGTAAGGGGACTCACTACTGCGGCTTCGGTTTGGGTAGCCGCAGCACTAGGAGCGGCAACGGGATGTGGTTTGTGGCAGGTGAGCTTACTAGGAGCGTTTTTAACTCTATTTACTTTAAGTAGCGTTAAACGAGTCCATCGCAAAGTAAAATTTCATACAGTTAGAAATAAGCGATCGCTTAAGATTGCTTCCATCAAAAACTCTCCAGAACAATCAAAAGATTATGATGGCGATTAA
- the dnaG gene encoding DNA primase, translating into MSAQFQIHKDTIDQVSQRADIVDIVSERVVLRKSGSNFRGACPFHNGTNATALTVNPSRQMYHCFNCGAAGGAVKFLMEIDKRSFSDVVLDLAKRYNVPIQTVEPEKAKEIQRQISHRDRLYEVMALTTSFYQHALYAAQGRQALAYLTEKRQMSKETIQKFQLGYAPAGWETLMGYLVQQKQIPLKLLEEAGLIVPRKTGNGFYDRFRDRLMIPIHDTRGRVIAFGGRSLGDEEPKYLNSPETELFSKGTVLFAMDKARDAIAKSDQAIVVEGYFDAIALHQAGIGQAIATMGVALNAEQMKQLLRYTESKNVILNFDADKAGITAAEKAIAGFKELVFNGTVQLRVLTMPDGKDADEYLKQHSASSYQDLLKNAPLFLDWQIEQILTGQDLNQADHFQKSSQAIAQLLNNLPVDSFFRTHYIHTSAQRLAQGNSYLALRLEQDLRRQLRNTRWNSTKPAPSLITVANALHSAETQILQIYLHFPEHRAYVYEVINEEDIEFSLSNHRYLWLTILNLINQQKTSLAAKEPYPDHLVQQLQLLCAEQPEVAQQLQHLLWLDENSRIGILRPQMVVRTAIAKIQYIMCEKREKSWLEKYKNTDVIADPSFGYYCQSKIEEARKQKMEIRKLIEVNYLDLSGTSKIDKNFIEF; encoded by the coding sequence ATGTCTGCACAGTTCCAGATCCACAAAGATACGATTGACCAAGTAAGTCAACGGGCAGACATTGTTGATATCGTGTCTGAGCGCGTTGTGCTACGCAAAAGTGGGTCAAATTTTCGGGGAGCTTGTCCTTTTCATAATGGTACAAATGCCACAGCCTTGACAGTTAATCCATCACGGCAGATGTACCACTGCTTTAACTGTGGGGCAGCAGGTGGGGCTGTGAAGTTTTTGATGGAGATCGATAAGCGATCGTTCTCTGACGTAGTTTTAGATTTAGCAAAGCGCTATAACGTTCCCATTCAAACTGTCGAACCAGAAAAAGCGAAGGAAATCCAACGTCAAATTTCCCATCGCGATCGCCTTTATGAGGTGATGGCACTGACGACGAGTTTTTACCAACATGCTCTTTATGCAGCCCAAGGGCGACAGGCTCTCGCTTATCTCACCGAAAAGCGACAGATGAGCAAGGAGACAATCCAAAAATTTCAACTGGGGTATGCACCTGCGGGTTGGGAAACTCTGATGGGATATCTAGTGCAGCAAAAGCAAATTCCCTTGAAATTATTGGAAGAAGCAGGTTTAATCGTTCCGCGCAAAACAGGGAATGGATTTTACGATCGCTTTCGCGATCGCTTGATGATTCCTATTCACGATACCCGTGGTCGTGTGATTGCCTTTGGTGGGCGATCGCTCGGTGATGAAGAACCAAAGTATTTAAACTCTCCTGAAACGGAACTCTTTAGCAAGGGTACTGTTTTATTTGCGATGGATAAGGCAAGAGATGCCATTGCCAAATCCGATCAAGCTATTGTCGTAGAAGGTTATTTTGATGCGATCGCTTTGCATCAAGCAGGAATCGGTCAAGCGATCGCCACGATGGGTGTTGCTCTCAATGCTGAACAGATGAAGCAGTTATTGCGCTATACCGAATCAAAAAATGTAATTTTAAATTTCGATGCGGACAAGGCGGGAATCACAGCAGCCGAAAAGGCGATCGCGGGGTTTAAAGAATTAGTTTTTAATGGCACGGTGCAATTAAGGGTGCTTACCATGCCCGATGGCAAGGATGCTGATGAATATCTCAAGCAACATAGCGCTAGTTCATATCAAGACTTGCTCAAAAATGCACCACTATTTCTAGATTGGCAAATCGAACAGATCCTTACAGGTCAAGATCTCAATCAAGCGGATCACTTCCAAAAGAGTAGCCAAGCGATCGCGCAATTATTAAATAATCTTCCCGTTGATTCCTTTTTTCGGACGCACTATATCCATACTTCCGCACAGAGATTAGCTCAGGGGAATTCCTATCTAGCGTTGCGTCTAGAGCAAGATCTCCGTCGTCAGTTACGCAATACACGTTGGAATAGTACTAAGCCTGCACCTTCACTGATCACAGTTGCTAATGCCCTCCATAGTGCTGAAACTCAGATTTTGCAAATCTATTTACACTTTCCTGAACATCGCGCTTATGTGTATGAAGTAATTAACGAAGAAGATATCGAATTTAGCCTTTCCAATCATCGCTATCTTTGGCTAACTATTCTTAATCTCATCAATCAACAAAAGACTTCCCTAGCGGCAAAAGAACCCTATCCCGATCACCTAGTCCAGCAATTACAACTTCTTTGTGCAGAACAGCCTGAGGTAGCTCAGCAGTTACAGCATTTGCTCTGGCTCGATGAAAATTCGCGTATTGGCATACTGCGTCCACAGATGGTCGTCAGAACTGCGATCGCCAAAATTCAATATATTATGTGTGAAAAACGAGAAAAGTCTTGGCTAGAGAAATACAAAAATACGGATGTAATTGCCGATCCTTCCTTTGGTTATTATTGCCAATCGAAAATCGAAGAAGCTCGTAAACAAAAAATGGAAATCCGCAAACTCATTGAAGTTAATTATCTCGATCTCTCTGGTACTAGCAAGATTGATAAGAACTTTATTGAATTTTGA
- a CDS encoding sulfurtransferase, with protein MKKKNSRNKSQRFQFTPLALISTILILIVAIGSILSLAPIYAQSSGTKIEFVSPKWVNDHVNDPDLRILDVRWNPLDYFKEHLPNAVNFADNLVRVPKDGLPVQLVDSDKLADLLAKAGVTDQSKVLVYSDGRDVLGASQIAYALERIGFRKPVAVLDGGFSGYKQDNAELTQVFPKYKTSKLSVRDNKNIRVNLAQVKDLIGKQGVVFIDPRPPKAFAGEEKFFVRNGHIPGARNIPWPTFTDPQNPHKLKPLSEIEKILADKKIDKSKDIIVTCTTGREASLQYVVLKHLLGYPKVRVYEGSWTEYSQSDLPVETGAERPA; from the coding sequence ATGAAGAAAAAAAATTCTAGAAATAAATCTCAAAGATTCCAGTTCACTCCTCTCGCTTTAATCTCTACAATTCTCATATTAATAGTTGCCATAGGCAGCATCTTATCTTTAGCACCAATATATGCCCAAAGTTCTGGAACAAAGATTGAATTTGTCTCGCCAAAATGGGTGAATGACCATGTAAATGATCCCGATCTGAGGATTCTTGATGTGCGTTGGAATCCTTTGGATTATTTTAAGGAACATTTACCTAATGCTGTCAACTTTGCTGACAACTTGGTGCGTGTGCCTAAGGATGGTTTGCCCGTTCAGCTAGTTGATTCTGATAAACTAGCTGACTTGCTTGCTAAGGCTGGTGTAACAGATCAGAGTAAGGTATTGGTCTATTCAGACGGTCGTGATGTCTTAGGTGCTAGCCAAATTGCTTATGCTCTAGAGCGAATTGGGTTTAGAAAGCCAGTTGCAGTTCTTGATGGAGGCTTTAGTGGCTACAAACAAGATAATGCTGAATTAACTCAGGTTTTCCCCAAGTACAAGACCAGTAAACTGAGTGTTCGCGATAATAAGAATATTCGCGTGAATCTTGCTCAAGTTAAAGACTTAATTGGTAAACAGGGTGTCGTTTTCATCGACCCAAGACCACCAAAAGCTTTTGCTGGAGAAGAGAAGTTTTTCGTGCGTAATGGTCATATCCCTGGAGCGCGTAATATTCCTTGGCCGACTTTTACCGATCCTCAAAATCCTCATAAGCTAAAGCCCCTCAGTGAAATCGAGAAAATTCTAGCTGATAAGAAGATTGATAAATCAAAGGATATTATTGTGACCTGCACCACAGGAAGAGAAGCCTCTTTGCAATATGTAGTACTAAAGCATTTATTGGGATATCCTAAAGTGCGCGTTTATGAAGGTTCTTGGACTGAATATAGTCAGTCAGATCTACCTGTAGAAACTGGAGCTGAGCGTCCAGCATAG